The Carassius auratus strain Wakin chromosome 5, ASM336829v1, whole genome shotgun sequence genome includes a window with the following:
- the LOC113087501 gene encoding succinate dehydrogenase [ubiquinone] cytochrome b small subunit A, mitochondrial-like → ATHTHLSRWLIAYQKNRDVDLFRLTEGSIHAASSHSTVSSSRAASKHWTGEWVLRIVLLGMAPAAYLCPGPPVDYSIAEALTLQGHWGIGQVLTDYVYGDDKVKLAKAGVLLLSTATFFGLCYFNDHDVGLCKAVAMLWQI, encoded by the exons gcaacacacacacacctgtctcgtTGGTTGATTGCATATCAGAAGAATCGAGATGTTGATCTATTTCGATTGACAGAAGGGAGTATTCACGCAGCTTCATCACACTCCA CTGTCTCAAGTTCAAGGGCAGCCTCCAAGCACTGGACGGGTGAATGGGTGTTGAGGATCGTTCTGTTAGGTATGGCTCCAGCCGCATACCTGTGTCCTGGTCCACCAGTGGATTACTCTATTGCTGAAGCTCTCACACTGCAAGGACACTG GGGGATTGGTCAAGTCCTAACAGACTATGTCTATGGTGATGATAAGGTCAAGCTGGCTAAAGCTGGCGTCTTGTTGCTGTCCACAGCCACGTTCTTTGGTCTCTGCTATTTCAATGACCATGATGTTGGTCTCTGCAAGGCAGTTGCCATGCTCTGGCAAATATGA